A genome region from Paracoccus stylophorae includes the following:
- a CDS encoding heme/hemin ABC transporter substrate-binding protein encodes MIRHLLPALLLTAAAAQADPHPDASRVLSIGGAVTEIVHALGQQDRLIARDTTSSHPPSVMQLPDVGYMRALSAEGVLSTRPDLILAEEDAGPPEVVEILRDAGIPFETIPGGTDADALAARIEAVADALGVPQAAAGPVASLRADLAAAAEATQGQTPARVMFILSVQGGRIMASGRGTEADAMIRLAGATNAIDAFDGYKPVTDEAILAAAPEAILMMDRGEATASHGAPDDELLAMPALQPTPAARDGRVIRMDGLYLLGFGPRTGQAARDLHEAIYGPADDGAASDRPANDGAADGHG; translated from the coding sequence ATGATCCGGCATCTGCTGCCCGCGCTGCTGTTGACGGCGGCCGCCGCCCAGGCCGATCCGCACCCCGATGCCAGCCGCGTTCTGTCCATCGGCGGCGCGGTGACCGAGATCGTGCATGCGCTGGGCCAGCAGGACCGGCTGATCGCGCGCGACACGACGTCCAGCCATCCGCCCTCGGTGATGCAGTTGCCCGATGTCGGCTATATGCGCGCCCTGTCGGCCGAAGGCGTGCTGTCGACCCGGCCCGACCTGATCCTTGCCGAAGAGGATGCCGGCCCGCCCGAGGTCGTCGAGATTTTGCGCGACGCGGGCATCCCGTTCGAGACGATTCCCGGCGGCACCGATGCCGACGCGCTGGCCGCCCGGATCGAGGCGGTGGCCGATGCGCTGGGCGTGCCGCAGGCGGCGGCGGGTCCGGTGGCCAGCCTGCGCGCCGATCTTGCGGCGGCGGCCGAGGCGACGCAGGGACAGACCCCCGCCCGCGTCATGTTCATCCTGTCGGTGCAGGGCGGGCGCATCATGGCGTCGGGGCGCGGGACCGAGGCCGATGCGATGATCCGCCTTGCCGGCGCGACGAACGCCATCGACGCGTTCGACGGCTACAAGCCCGTCACCGACGAGGCGATCCTTGCCGCCGCGCCCGAGGCGATCCTGATGATGGATCGCGGCGAGGCGACGGCCAGTCACGGCGCGCCGGACGACGAATTGCTGGCGATGCCCGCCCTGCAACCGACGCCCGCCGCGCGGGACGGCCGGGTGATCCGCATGGACGGGCTGTATCTGCTGGGCTTCGGCCCGCGCACCGGGCAGGCGGCCCGCGACCTGCACGAGGCGATCTATGGGCCGGCGGATGACGGGGCAGCGAGTGATAGGCCGGCGAATGACGGGGCGGCGGATGGTCACGGTTGA
- a CDS encoding GntR family transcriptional regulator: MASAADEISEMLETEIVEGVLPPGTRLEEPALAERFGVSRTPVREALQRLSASGLVELKPRRGTQVLNPSIGRIVEMFEVMAELEAVCARLCARRGGPALFSNLRLWMDRCAAAARAGDASAYYAANKGFHSAIYAGSQNLFLAEQAELLHLRLTPFRRQQLRLPRRMTQSLAEHARIVTAIEDGDAAAAEEAQRAHILIQGERFTDFLALHGGARV; the protein is encoded by the coding sequence ATGGCCAGCGCCGCCGACGAGATCAGCGAAATGCTGGAAACCGAGATCGTCGAAGGCGTCCTGCCCCCCGGCACGCGGCTGGAGGAACCTGCGCTGGCGGAACGGTTCGGCGTCTCGCGCACGCCGGTGCGCGAGGCGTTGCAGCGGCTGTCGGCCTCGGGTCTGGTCGAGCTGAAGCCGCGTCGCGGCACGCAGGTCCTGAACCCGTCGATCGGGCGCATCGTCGAGATGTTCGAGGTGATGGCCGAGCTGGAGGCCGTCTGTGCCCGCCTGTGCGCACGGCGGGGCGGGCCGGCGCTGTTTTCGAATCTGCGGCTGTGGATGGATCGCTGCGCGGCGGCGGCGCGCGCGGGCGATGCGTCGGCCTATTACGCGGCGAACAAGGGGTTTCACAGCGCCATCTATGCCGGGTCGCAGAACCTGTTTCTGGCCGAACAGGCCGAGTTGCTGCATCTGCGGCTGACACCGTTCCGGCGACAGCAGCTGCGCCTGCCGCGCCGCATGACGCAATCGCTGGCCGAACATGCGCGGATCGTCACGGCCATCGAGGATGGCGACGCCGCCGCCGCCGAGGAGGCGCAGCGCGCCCATATCCTGATCCAGGGCGAGCGTTTCACCGATTTCCTTGCCCTGCACGGCGGCGCGCGGGTCTGA
- a CDS encoding FecCD family ABC transporter permease — protein sequence MVTVDAGHAVPAGDRSHRGRALAIVLGLGLLIVAALALDHGAAGTPAWAVLRDLAAGAGVEPADRVVVMQIRLPRLLTGMLVGASLAVSGAVMQGLFRNPLADPGLLGVSAGAGLGAIAAIVLGGLLPPAMAAAAGWHLVPLAAFAGGWVSMLALYAVATRQGQTSIATMLLAGIALAAMIGALSGLIVFRADDDQLRDLTFWGLGSLAGSSWPKLAAAAPLILAGLAAAPFLARGLNGLALGEAAAAHVGIDVQRTKTIAILSVAGATGASVAVSGGIGFVGIVVPHLLRLIAGPDHRWLLVNAALLGATVLIGADMISRSVVAPAELPIGIVTAMVGGPFFMWVLLSNRRTLDG from the coding sequence ATGGTCACGGTTGACGCGGGCCACGCCGTGCCGGCAGGCGACCGCAGCCACCGGGGCCGGGCGCTGGCGATCGTGCTGGGTCTGGGTCTGCTGATCGTGGCGGCGCTGGCGCTGGATCACGGCGCGGCGGGCACCCCCGCCTGGGCCGTGCTGCGCGATCTGGCGGCGGGCGCGGGGGTCGAGCCCGCCGACCGGGTGGTGGTGATGCAGATCCGCCTGCCGCGGCTGTTGACCGGGATGTTGGTCGGCGCGTCGCTGGCCGTGTCGGGCGCGGTGATGCAGGGGTTGTTCCGCAACCCGTTGGCCGATCCCGGCCTGCTGGGCGTCAGCGCCGGTGCGGGTCTGGGCGCGATCGCGGCCATCGTGCTGGGCGGGCTGCTGCCGCCCGCGATGGCCGCCGCGGCGGGCTGGCATCTGGTTCCGCTGGCCGCCTTCGCTGGCGGCTGGGTGTCGATGCTGGCGCTTTACGCCGTCGCCACGCGGCAGGGCCAGACATCCATCGCCACCATGCTGCTGGCGGGGATCGCGCTGGCCGCGATGATCGGGGCGCTGTCGGGGCTGATCGTGTTTCGGGCCGATGACGACCAGCTGCGCGATCTGACCTTCTGGGGTCTCGGCTCGCTGGCCGGCAGCAGCTGGCCCAAGCTGGCCGCCGCCGCGCCGCTGATCCTGGCCGGGCTTGCCGCCGCGCCGTTCCTGGCGCGCGGCCTGAACGGGCTGGCCCTGGGCGAGGCGGCGGCCGCCCATGTCGGCATCGACGTGCAGCGGACCAAGACCATCGCCATCCTGTCGGTGGCGGGCGCGACCGGGGCCTCGGTCGCCGTGTCGGGCGGGATCGGCTTTGTCGGCATCGTCGTGCCGCATCTTCTGCGCCTGATCGCCGGTCCCGATCACCGCTGGCTGCTGGTCAACGCGGCGCTGCTGGGGGCCACGGTGCTGATCGGGGCGGACATGATCAGCCGCAGCGTCGTCGCGCCGGCGGAACTGCCCATCGGCATCGTGACCGCCATGGTCGGCGGGCCGTTCTTCATGTGGGTGCTGCTGTCGAACCGCCGGACGCTGGACGGATGA
- a CDS encoding heme ABC transporter ATP-binding protein, which yields MSLVAQSLDLWLGRRQILHGAGLVAQAGRVTAIIGPNGSGKTTLLRALTGDVAPRSGRITLNGTDIATRLPHDLAALRDLPQHSTLSFPFTASEIVGIGLSTRPVIGPARAALISAALARVGLPGRGGQLYQQMSGGEQQRVQLARALVQVWQPVTPDGPRWLFLDEPVSSLDIAHQLTVMRIAADYAAAGGGVVAVMHDLNLTAMFADRVALMQGGRVVAQGRPEAVMTDDNLSRAYGCDLRINRAPDRGVWMLPQSIVA from the coding sequence ATGAGCCTGGTTGCGCAATCGCTGGATCTGTGGCTGGGCCGCAGACAGATCCTGCACGGCGCGGGACTGGTCGCGCAGGCCGGCCGGGTCACGGCGATCATCGGGCCGAACGGCTCGGGCAAGACCACGCTGCTGCGCGCGCTGACCGGCGATGTGGCCCCGCGATCCGGGCGGATCACGCTGAACGGCACCGACATCGCCACCCGCCTGCCGCACGATCTGGCCGCGCTGCGAGACCTGCCCCAGCACAGCACGCTGTCCTTTCCCTTCACCGCGTCCGAAATCGTGGGCATCGGCCTGTCGACCCGCCCCGTCATCGGCCCCGCCCGCGCCGCCCTGATCTCGGCCGCGCTGGCGCGGGTCGGGCTGCCGGGACGCGGGGGACAGCTGTATCAGCAGATGTCTGGCGGCGAACAGCAGCGGGTGCAACTGGCCCGCGCGCTGGTGCAGGTCTGGCAGCCGGTCACGCCCGACGGCCCGCGCTGGCTGTTCCTGGACGAGCCTGTCAGCAGCCTCGACATCGCCCATCAGCTGACCGTCATGCGGATCGCGGCGGATTACGCGGCGGCGGGCGGCGGCGTCGTCGCGGTGATGCACGATCTGAACCTGACGGCGATGTTTGCCGACCGCGTCGCGCTGATGCAGGGCGGGCGGGTCGTGGCGCAGGGCCGGCCCGAGGCGGTGATGACCGACGACAACCTGTCGCGCGCCTATGGCTGCGATCTGCGGATCAACCGCGCGCCCGACCGGGGCGTGTGGATGCTGCCGCAATCCATCGTCGCGTAA
- a CDS encoding TRAP transporter large permease, translated as MSPSAAGLAVLVAMLVLLGAGTPIAFALGFVAVAALVLSEGFTAIGGLSETFFAGLANFGMVSVPMFILMGAAVASSPAGKDLYEALDRWLYRVPGGMVMSNIGACGLFAALSGSSPATCAAIGKMGIPEMTKRGYPDSLAAGSIAAGGTLGILIPPSVTMIVYGISTETSIGRLFLAGLLPGLMLTVLFMAWALFDCWRKGIALGDVTRRFSLAERLENLPRVLPFLLIVAAILFVLYGGVATPSEAAGTGALICILLVAIIYRMWKAGPMVAIFRDTIREAVMIMLIIGAAELFAFALSSLFITQTVAGAIADLEVNRWVLLIIINIFLLVAGFFLPPVAIILMSAPILMPILDSAGFDPYWFAVILTINMEIGLITPPVGLNLYVINSIAPQISLRDILFGSLPFVGMMVVGMILLAIFPQIALFLPEMVMGPAL; from the coding sequence ATGTCGCCCTCGGCTGCGGGTCTGGCCGTTCTGGTCGCGATGCTGGTCCTGCTGGGCGCCGGCACGCCGATCGCCTTTGCCCTGGGCTTCGTCGCGGTGGCGGCGCTGGTCCTGTCGGAGGGCTTCACCGCCATCGGCGGGCTGTCGGAAACCTTCTTCGCCGGTCTGGCCAATTTCGGCATGGTGTCGGTGCCGATGTTCATCCTGATGGGCGCGGCGGTGGCCAGCAGCCCCGCCGGCAAGGATCTTTACGAGGCGCTGGACCGCTGGCTGTACCGGGTGCCGGGCGGGATGGTGATGTCGAATATCGGCGCCTGCGGGCTGTTTGCCGCGCTGTCGGGCAGCAGCCCCGCGACCTGCGCCGCCATCGGCAAGATGGGCATCCCCGAAATGACCAAGCGCGGCTATCCCGACAGCCTTGCCGCAGGCTCGATCGCGGCGGGCGGCACGTTGGGCATCCTGATCCCGCCCTCGGTCACGATGATCGTCTATGGCATCTCGACCGAAACCTCGATCGGGCGGCTGTTTCTGGCCGGGCTGCTGCCGGGGCTGATGCTGACCGTCCTGTTCATGGCCTGGGCGCTGTTCGATTGCTGGCGCAAGGGCATCGCCCTGGGCGATGTCACGCGCCGCTTTTCGCTGGCCGAACGGCTTGAGAACCTGCCGCGCGTGCTGCCGTTCCTGCTGATCGTGGCGGCGATCCTGTTCGTCCTCTACGGCGGCGTCGCCACCCCGTCCGAGGCGGCGGGAACCGGCGCGCTGATCTGCATTTTGCTGGTCGCGATCATCTATCGCATGTGGAAGGCGGGCCCCATGGTCGCGATCTTCCGCGACACGATCCGCGAGGCGGTGATGATCATGCTGATCATCGGCGCGGCGGAACTGTTCGCCTTTGCCTTGTCCTCGCTGTTCATCACCCAGACCGTCGCGGGCGCCATCGCCGATCTCGAGGTCAACCGGTGGGTGCTGCTGATCATCATCAACATCTTCCTGCTGGTCGCGGGCTTCTTTCTGCCGCCGGTCGCGATCATCCTGATGTCGGCGCCGATCCTGATGCCGATCCTGGATTCGGCGGGGTTCGATCCCTACTGGTTCGCGGTCATCCTGACGATCAACATGGAAATCGGCCTGATCACCCCGCCGGTCGGGCTGAACCTGTATGTCATCAACAGCATCGCGCCGCAGATCTCGTTGCGCGACATCCTGTTCGGGTCGCTGCCCTTCGTGGGCATGATGGTGGTGGGCATGATCCTGCTGGCGATCTTTCCCCAGATCGCGCTGTTTTTGCCCGAAATGGTGATGGGGCCGGCGCTGTGA
- the dctP gene encoding TRAP transporter substrate-binding protein DctP produces the protein MFKTTGAVLALATAMPMVAGAEVLKASHQFPGGKGDARDEMVQMIAKDVADADVDLEIRVYPGESLYKAKEQWGALTSGQLDMSSFPLDYAAGRVPQFSVTLMPGLVRNHERAARLNDSPFMESIHKLIEDNGALVLSDAWLSGGFVSKKNCITAPDTIAGQVTRAAGPAFEQMLVGAGASISSMPSSEIYTGMQTGVLDAANTSSGSMVSYRLFEQATCLTAPGENALWFMYEPVLISKKVFDRLNPEQQQALMDAGQRAEQWFSEQAAGLDTTMIETFEKAGVEVATMTPEDFDAWLAIARDTSYKHFSDEVEGGQDLIDQALAVE, from the coding sequence ATGTTCAAGACAACGGGTGCCGTTCTGGCCCTTGCCACCGCCATGCCGATGGTCGCAGGCGCCGAGGTGCTGAAGGCCAGCCACCAGTTTCCGGGCGGCAAGGGCGATGCGCGCGACGAGATGGTGCAGATGATCGCCAAGGACGTGGCCGATGCCGACGTCGATCTGGAAATCCGCGTCTATCCGGGGGAATCGCTGTACAAGGCCAAGGAACAATGGGGCGCGCTGACCAGCGGGCAGTTGGACATGTCGTCCTTTCCGCTGGACTATGCCGCCGGACGGGTGCCGCAATTCAGCGTGACCCTGATGCCGGGACTGGTGCGCAACCACGAACGCGCCGCGCGGCTGAACGATTCGCCCTTCATGGAATCGATCCACAAGCTGATCGAGGATAACGGCGCGCTGGTCCTGTCGGATGCGTGGCTGTCGGGCGGCTTTGTCAGCAAGAAGAACTGCATCACCGCGCCCGACACGATCGCGGGTCAGGTGACGCGGGCGGCGGGTCCGGCCTTCGAACAGATGCTGGTCGGTGCCGGGGCCTCGATCTCGTCGATGCCGTCGTCCGAGATCTATACCGGCATGCAGACCGGCGTTCTGGACGCGGCCAACACCTCGTCGGGGTCGATGGTCAGCTATCGCCTGTTCGAACAGGCGACATGCCTGACCGCGCCGGGTGAAAACGCGCTGTGGTTCATGTACGAACCGGTTCTGATCTCGAAAAAGGTCTTCGACCGGCTCAACCCCGAACAGCAACAGGCGCTGATGGATGCGGGCCAGCGGGCCGAGCAGTGGTTTTCGGAACAGGCCGCGGGGCTGGACACCACCATGATCGAGACGTTCGAAAAGGCCGGGGTCGAGGTCGCGACCATGACGCCCGAGGATTTCGACGCCTGGCTGGCCATCGCCCGGGACACTTCCTACAAGCATTTCTCGGACGAGGTCGAAGGCGGGCAGGACCTGATCGACCAGGCGCTGGCGGTCGAGTGA
- a CDS encoding TRAP transporter small permease gives MRAVLRLLDGLARVSGVFAMVLLAAATVVVTQMVFSRYVLGASTVWQTEFVIYATTAAMMLGSPYVLALGGHVGVDLLVEASGPGLRRILALISGLASLCFVGALAWSGFGFLYEAASNGWTTDTIWALPLWIPFWPVPFAMGLMGLQLIAQTVVAMTGGLPERGA, from the coding sequence ATGAGGGCGGTTCTGCGCCTTCTTGACGGGCTGGCCCGCGTCAGCGGCGTGTTCGCCATGGTCCTGCTGGCGGCGGCGACGGTGGTGGTCACGCAGATGGTGTTCTCGCGCTATGTGTTGGGGGCCTCGACCGTGTGGCAGACCGAATTCGTGATCTATGCCACCACCGCCGCGATGATGCTGGGCAGCCCCTATGTGCTGGCCTTGGGCGGCCATGTCGGCGTCGATCTGCTGGTCGAGGCGTCGGGGCCGGGGCTGCGCCGCATCCTTGCGCTGATCTCGGGTCTGGCGTCGCTTTGCTTTGTCGGCGCGCTGGCGTGGTCGGGCTTCGGCTTTCTCTATGAGGCCGCGTCGAACGGCTGGACCACCGACACGATCTGGGCGCTGCCGCTGTGGATTCCGTTCTGGCCGGTGCCCTTCGCGATGGGGCTGATGGGCCTGCAACTGATCGCGCAGACAGTGGTGGCGATGACCGGCGGTCTGCCCGAAAGGGGGGCGTGA
- a CDS encoding malonyl-CoA decarboxylase, whose protein sequence is MTLTAQLYDRLSSLVVSSGWRRGKGAPRLTPEALIEAAQRLPVLQSETRGMAVAADILAAYAALDDDGKRIFFAGLRDGFDPDHAALTKAVKTWLDRKDPADLEALTRLAEPPRQELLRRLNMAPGGTARLVAMRADLLRLTGRDRAFARVDADFRHLLRSWFNRGFLKLLRIDWHSPAFLLEKLIEYEAVHEIRDFRDLQRRVLPEDRRCYAYMHPAMPDDPLIFVEVALTRGLPDSVQALIDERRAPLAPQSADTAVFYSISNCQAGLAGISFGNLLIKNVVAELSRELPGLTTFVTLSPIPGLRNWLQERAAAGEAEIAALLDDPQPGPLSAQTARYLLLAKDARGRPRDPVARFHLGNGAEAHRVIAGADKSERGMAQSLGMMVNYLYDRQRIEAQHDDFTERGIIAAPKRLQDAARKAEAEATAAGRKTKTDKTT, encoded by the coding sequence GTGACCCTGACCGCCCAGCTTTACGACCGGCTCAGCAGCCTTGTCGTCAGTTCCGGCTGGCGGCGGGGCAAGGGCGCGCCCCGCCTGACGCCCGAGGCGCTGATCGAGGCGGCGCAGCGTCTGCCGGTCCTGCAATCGGAAACCCGCGGCATGGCGGTCGCGGCCGACATCCTTGCCGCCTATGCGGCGCTGGACGACGACGGCAAGCGCATCTTCTTCGCCGGGCTGCGCGACGGGTTCGACCCCGATCACGCGGCGCTGACCAAGGCGGTGAAGACATGGCTGGACCGCAAGGACCCCGCCGATCTGGAAGCCCTGACGCGGCTGGCCGAGCCGCCGCGCCAGGAATTGCTGCGCCGGCTGAACATGGCGCCGGGCGGAACCGCGCGGCTGGTCGCCATGCGCGCCGACCTGCTGCGCCTGACCGGGCGCGACCGCGCCTTTGCCCGCGTCGATGCCGATTTCCGCCATCTGCTGCGCTCGTGGTTCAATCGCGGGTTCCTGAAACTGCTGCGCATCGACTGGCACAGCCCGGCCTTTCTGCTGGAAAAGCTGATCGAATACGAAGCCGTGCACGAGATCCGCGATTTCCGCGATCTGCAACGCCGCGTCCTGCCCGAGGATCGGCGCTGCTATGCCTATATGCACCCGGCCATGCCCGACGATCCGCTGATCTTCGTCGAGGTGGCGCTGACCCGCGGCCTGCCCGATTCGGTGCAGGCGCTGATCGACGAACGCCGTGCGCCGCTGGCGCCGCAATCGGCGGATACGGCGGTGTTCTATTCCATCTCGAACTGTCAGGCGGGGCTGGCCGGGATCAGCTTCGGTAATCTTCTGATCAAGAACGTGGTCGCCGAACTGTCGCGCGAACTGCCCGGCCTGACGACATTCGTGACGCTGTCGCCCATTCCCGGCCTGCGAAACTGGTTGCAGGAACGCGCCGCCGCAGGCGAGGCCGAGATCGCGGCGCTTCTGGACGATCCGCAGCCCGGCCCGCTGTCGGCGCAGACCGCCCGCTATCTGCTGCTGGCCAAGGACGCGCGCGGCCGCCCGCGCGACCCCGTCGCCCGGTTCCATCTGGGCAACGGGGCCGAGGCGCACCGGGTCATCGCCGGGGCCGACAAATCCGAACGCGGCATGGCGCAAAGCCTTGGGATGATGGTCAACTACCTCTATGACCGCCAGCGGATCGAGGCGCAGCACGACGATTTCACCGAACGCGGCATCATCGCCGCCCCCAAACGCCTGCAGGACGCCGCGCGCAAGGCCGAGGCCGAGGCGACGGCCGCCGGCAGGAAGACGAAAACGGACAAGACGACATGA